TGCAGCAGGTTTTTTAGCCAGATACCCTGCCATGTAATATCCAGCCAAAATGCCAAGAGCACATACTGCCACAATCAAAACCACAACCCAAACTTTTTTGGTAGTAGCTTTCCCTCTTTTCATAGACATTCCAAACTCCCTTTCGGTTACAAAAAACAAACCCACATTCTAAATTTATACCTATTAGTCTACAGCAAAGCCAAACCAAAATCAATGGAATTTTAAGACGCAGCAGCTCTTTTGTAGTGCCTGCTTTGTCCTTTTCCCTGTCCCACTTTTCTGCCAAGTGAAACAATGATTGACTCAATACAACCTCTGCACTTTGTCGCATCCTCATTTATGCAAATCTTTCCAGGATATAACTCATATTTGAGCTTGTACTTGAGGTTATTTACATTTGGCATCACAATGTTAGCACCGCACATGAGCCCCTTTTGTCTTCCAAGGGGGTCTAAAGTACCAAGCGCAGTTGTTGCCGGAATATTAGCATCTGGAATTAAAAGCCTCAAAATGGCAATGCTCTTGAGGGTCAAATCAACCGACCCTTCTTTTGCATCTTTTAGAGGCGTCTGTGGATGAGGAATAAATGGTCCAATGCCTATCATATCTGCATCCAATTCCTTTACAAGAATTATGTCCTGTGCTAAATCATCAATAGTCTGCCCGGGAAGGCCTATCAAAAAACCTGTCCCAAGCTCATATCCAAGATTTTTGAACCATTTGAGACACTCAATTCTTTTTTCAAAGCTCATGCCGGGATGATATTGTCTATATAGCTTTTCATTTGAAGTTTCAAACCTCATCAAAAACCTGTCCGCCCCGGCATCTTTGAACGCCTTGTACTCATCATACGACCTTTCACCAATCGAAAGTGTTATTGCAACATCAACATTTTCTTTTATCTTCTTTATTATTGAGCACATTCTATCTTTTGTGTAAAACATATCCTCACCAGACTGCAATACCACCGTGTGGTACCCCATCTGATACGCCCTTTTTGCAACCTCTACTATCTCATCTTCTTGCATTCTGTATCTTTGAGCCTGGTTATTACTTCGTCTCAGTCCACAGTAAAAACAATCGTTTTTGCAGTAGCTTGAAAATTCAATAAGCCCTCTTAAAAAGACCTCATCACCAACATGCTCTTTTCTCACCCTGTCTGCCGTTTTGAAAAGAAGGTCTTTGTCCTCATCTTCTGCCTCAAGTAAAACTTTTATTTCATCCTTTGTAAGATTATTTTTAGCACAGGCTTTCTCTAAAATATTCTTTATTTTCATTTTTTCAAAACCTCTCTTAATGTAAAGAATTTAAAGTATTTCTATCTACTTTAACGGTTTTAATTTAATTTTATCACATTTTAATTTATTTTAAAAGTAAAACACCATTCATCTTGCCCAAAATGGTATATAAACTTATTTTTGTGGTATAATCTAATAAGGAAGAGGGGAGGATTCTATGGTGCAAAATAAGAGCAAAAAAAAGTCTAAAAAAGAATCGCCGCTGTCACTTTTTTTAAAAGGTTTTTTAAAAACCATGTTAATCTTAATAATTGCAAGCATGGCAGTGTTGATAGGTGCCGGCATTGGTATGTATACAGGATACATAAAAGCTATACCCGCAAACGCTCTTGACATAATAACTGCTTCTTCAGATTCTCAAACTACAATTGTCTACGACCAGAGTGGAAATGAAATTTCCCGGCTTCATGGCAATGAGAACAGGATAAGAGTACCTTACAGTAAGATCCCAAAAAATCTAATAAACGCTTTTGTTGCAATTGAAGATGAAAGATTCTGGCAGCACAACGGTATAGATATAAAAAGAATAATTGGAGCTATATTTAGAAATATAAAAAGCGGAAATCTGTCTGAAGGTGCAAGTACAATTACCCAGCAGCTTGTGAGAAACAAACTTTTAACCTTTGAAAAGTCATTCAAGCGAAAGATTCAAGAACAATACCTTGCTATTCAGCTTGAAAAAAGATGGACAAAAGAACAGATTTTAGAAGAGTATCTCAACACAATTAACCTTGGCAGCGGAGCTTACGGGGTTGGGGCAGCAGCGTACACCTATTTCGGAAAGGATGTATCGCAGCTGACATTAGCAGAGTGCGCTCTCATTGCTGGAATTACTCAAAACCCTTCATATTACAATCCTTATGTATTCCCAGACCATGCAAAGAAAAAGCAGGAAATTGTTCTTAAGAAGATGTTTGAGCTTGGATATATAACCGAACAAGAGTACTTAGAGGCAAAAAATCAGCCACTTGTTTATGTAAAAAAAGACATTTCTGCAGAAAATGCATACAAACATCCGTACTTTGTTGATTCTGTGATAGATGAAGCCATCGAAATTCTATCTGAAAAGAAAAGAATTTCTGAAGATGAGGCAGAAAACTTAATCTATGGTGGCGGGCTTAGAATATACACAACAATGGATGAAACTATACAGAGCATAATGGAAGAGGTCTTCTCAGACCCATCAGTTATGCCGAAAATAAAGCACTATGATAAGTCTGGCATACCACAACCTCAGGCAGCAGCAGTTTTGATTGATTTTAGTACAGGTGCTGTCAAAGGCATTATGGGCGGAAGAGGAAATTTGAAAGGTGTCAGGCTATTAAACCGTGCAACAATGTCTGTGCGCCAGCCGGGCTCTGCTATAAAACCAATTGCTGACTATGCTCTGGCTCTGGAAAATGGATATACTGCCGCAACTGTAATTGACGATGTACCATTTTCTGTAGGAGGGTACACTCCTCGAAACTGGTATAAAAGCAATACTGTCTCTGGTAAGAGAGGTTACAAAGGATTAATGACTTTAAGAGAATCTTTACAGTGGTCGGCAAACATCCCTGCTGTGAAAATAGCATACAACCTTGGTATTCAAAATGTCTACAGGAACTTAAAAAGGTTTGGTTTTACCACCTTAGCTGCACAGGATATGAACAGTCTTTCAATCGCAATTGGCGGGTTTACTTATGGAGTCAAACCTATTGAGCTTACTGCTGCATTTGCTGCAGTTGCCAACAGCGGTGTTTATATAAAGCCTTATTTTATAACAAAAATTGAAGATAAAAACGGCATTACAATATTTGAAAGAATACCTTATAAAAGAAAAGTGATGGATGAAAAGAATGCATACATACTTACAAACATGCTCCAGAGCGTTGTTACAGCAAGAATAACAGTAGGTGTAAAATTTTCATACCCTGTTGCAGGAAAAACCGGTACTACTGATGATAGCAAAGACAGATGGTTTGTGGGATACACTCCAAACTATGCGCTTGGCGTATGGGTTGGCGAAGACAAGCCTGTTGCTCTCAGCTACTTAACGGGTACAAACCCAGCTTTGAAAATATTTAAGGGAATAATGGATAAGGTTGTCAGCAAAAAGGGTGTGAGCTCCGAGTTTTTGAGACCTGCCGGAATTGTTGAAAGGTACATCTGCAAGGAGTCTGGTAAACTTGCAACAAGCCTTTGCAGACAGGACCCTCGCGGAAGCCAGGTTATAAAAGAGATATTTGCTGAGGGTACAGAACCAACAGAGTACTGCGACAGACATGTAAAACTCAAAGTTTGCACAGAGTCCAACAAGCTTGCAACACAGTACTGCCCAACAAAAATTGAAAAGGTGTTTATAAAAAGAGATAATCCTGTTTGGCCAGGTCAAAACTCGGGCATTGTGCCACCTGATGATTATATGTATCAAGCACCAACCAGCTACTGTGACATTCACAAATCACCACAAGAGGTGGTAGTACCCCAGGAAGGCAATACATCGCAGCAGGAGCAGTCTTCTTCACAGAGCCAGCAGTCCTCTTCTTCTGACCAGAGCAACCAGCAAAGTAGCCAGGAAAACCTGCCTCTTGATGGCGGTACAACTCAGTCTAGGACTTATTCTTCACAGTAGTGAGAAGGAGTAATAAATAGATTAGAAGCTATCTAAAAACAAAACTTCGGAATATTTTTATTGAGAAAAATAAGGAAAAACTCTGCGACGTAAATACTATACATTACAAGAAAGGGGCTATCAAACTTTCTTTTCAGATAGCCTCTTTTTTTGATTTCTTCTTTCTTTTTAGACTACCACAAAGATCATTTTCTATAGATAGACTTTCATTTAAATTTGTTTTCTGAGTATTTTGTGGATATATCCATTAATATTCAGTCAAATTTTATTTGCAAGCAATAATTGGTTATTTTGTTATTACATTTATTGCCTTTCTAAGTCATGTATCAAATCGTTACTGAGATATAAAGCCTTTGCATTTACCAATTGTTGTCGACCTGCAGAACCCCCGAAAACCCCCGGGGGTCGACAGCAAAAGGAATATATTACCATGTGTTGACTTTCAAGAGTTTGTGGAGTATAATAGAAATAACTTATAGCAGCTTGAAACTTCATCCATTTGTTCCTCATAAGACTTTACAAGCTCTCTACGTGTTCGTAGCCTCCCCTTTGGGGATTGAAATAGGTATAACGGCACAAATTTTATCTTACAGGGTAGCGTTCGTAGCCTCCCCTTTGGGGATTGAAATATTGTCGTCTAAATGGTTTAGATACGCTGTTACATAGTTCGTAGCCTCCCCTTTGGGGATTGAAATTATCAAAAGAAGCGTTGTGGGCTATCAAAGGATATTTGTTCGTAGCCTCCCCTTTGGGGATTGAAATTCCGACGTGCGCAAAAGAGTGGACTTTGCAATGGGTTCGTAGCCTCCCCTTTGGGGATTGAAATTCCAGAGAGGGCCGTCCCTCTCTGGTTTTCATAACAAGTTCGTAGCCTCCCCTTTGGGGATTGAAATCTGAAGCTGCTTTTATCAAAGACAGAGTATATCATGAGTTCGTAGCCTCCCCTTTGGGGATTGAAATTTGCAACTGTTTGGAATGCAATCAAGAATGTTATTTGGTTCGTAGCCTCCCCTTTGGGGATTGAAATTCGGCTTGCCACTTATCCTAAAACTCTCAATAACCGTTCGTAGCCTCCCCTTTGGGGATTGAAATTGTATATCACACTTAGGACAATAAACGTTCAACTCGGTTCGTAGCCTCCCCTTTGGGGATTGAAACATCTGCAAGTTGTGAATGAAGACCCGCAATCTTCTACGGTTTGTAGCCTCCCCTTTGGGGATTGAAACAGTTGTTGCGCAGGATGTTGCTGGCTGGAGAATACAGGTTTGTAGCCTCCCCTTTGGGGATTGAAACAAAGCCAGCAGGCAATAACATAGTCCTGCGCTTCAGGTTTGTAGCCTCCCCTTTGGGGATTGAAACGTAGGATTAATAATATTATTATTCTTTTCTTTACTTGGTTTGTAGCCTCCCCTTTGGGGATTGAAACCCACCTCAAACTTGTGTTCTGTTCTGATTATACCACCGGTTTGTAGCCTCCCCTTTGGGGATTGAAACGCCCTTATCTTCAGCCCTTGCTCATCTTTGATAAGCGGTTTGTAGCCTCCCCTTTGGGGATTGAAACCGCAATGTGAGTTTAAACCATCTAAGCTGTTTGAGGTTTGTAGCCTCCCCTTTGGGGATTGAAACCACCGAAACCGTAACGGGAAATACACAGGTAAACTGGTTTGTAGCCTCCCCTTTGGGGATTGAAACAGTCGGCGGCGGATGTATTCTACCGCTAATGCTGCGTTTGTAGCCTCCCCTTTGGGGATTGAAACAGGAGGTCGCGCTTGTTTTTTTCGTACCACTCCTTGGTTTGTAGCCTCCCCTTTGGGGATTTAATTTTAAAGGTTTGAAAACTGAAATGTGCCTTTGTTTTTTATTTCATAAAAATTTCATTACCCTAAAATAGCCTCTTCAGGGCTGAAAATCTCAAATTTTTAATCATTGCTCTACATTCTTTTTGCCCCATAATCCAATGCTTCCATCATTTCTGTCAACCTCTTTAAAATGCCAAACGAAATGTAAAGATTTGTGGTATAATTAAATTGTGAGAAAAACAAAAGAAAATAAAAAGCCATGTATTTGATTAGTGTATTTTTACATCTTAATTGAGAACCAGTCAACAGTAAGAAGAGATATGGCACAAAAGATACTAAAGTACATGGTAAGCCTGTGGTGAAAGGAACTTAGCAATGGTGCAGAAAACCTGCCGCCTGTTATACCCATAGTGGTGTACAACGGAATAAAGGAAAAATGGAGTATTTCTACTGATTTAATGGAAGCATTTGAAACCTTCAAGGATGACGTATTCAGATACAGAGTAGTTGATGTAGTTGAGATAGATGTCAAAAAGATTTTGGAAGAAGAAAAAGATTTGCTAATGCCCGATAGTATTTTATTTAGAGCAGGTAAGAGAAGACAGAGATGAACTGATAAGTAGACTTTTAGAAGTTGAGAAGAATTTAGAAAAACTAAGCAAAGAGAACATAGACAGATTTTCAAGGTAGGCATATTACATCATTAGACCGAGGTTATTGGAAGAGCAGAGAGAAGAGTATGAAAGAATAGTAGAGATAATCAAACAAGGGGGTGCTGAGAAGATGGGTGATTTTGTATCCAATGTGGCAAGACTCCTTGATGAGGCAAAAACAAAAGAGTTCAACCTCGGGCTGCAGCAAGGACTGCAGCAAGGTCTACAGCAAGGTATTCGTGAAAGTCAAATTAAAATAGCTAAGAAGATGATACTCAAGGGAGCACAGGATGAAGAAATAGCGGAGCTGACCGAACTTGATATTGAGTAGATAAAGAAATTGAGAAAAGAGCTTTTGAATTGATGTTAAGAATTTAAGCCACAAGCGGCTTTAGAGTTTGAGAACTGCTTGTGGTTTTTATTTTTTTAGCAAGCACACTTTTAAAGCCCTGGTAAAACAGTTTTACAACAAACCCGATGATAACAACAGTTGCAAAAACTTTTAACCCTTCTTTTCAAGACCATTTAGCATCATTGATGCACCAAGAAGAGAACTTAGCGACATCCCTTTTCACCTCGCAGATTTTTCCTGCTACTTCTAATTTACCCTCTATGAAAAACTTGCAAAAGTCAATTTTCATGCGAAGAAAATTGAAAGAAATAAAAGAACTAAAAATAAAAGGCTACCCTGAATATTCTCAAAAATCTATAAAAGCCAGGATAGCCGTTTCATCAATAAACAACCACCAAATTATTCAAAGCCATTTCTTAATATACCCTGTAAATGGTCTTTTCCTCTTTCGATTTAATGTCTTCTATACATCCAAATCCCAATGCATTTTTGAGTCCTAAACCTGCATCATAAGCTGTTTCAATTATATCTTCATCACCCTCAATTAATAAAAGTCCAGAATATGCTTCGCTGGGTGTATTGTTTATAACAATAATGGTCTTTTTTAATGTTTTCTCAAAAAGTTTTAGGTTAAAATCTTCTTCGTTATACTTCTTTCTCTTGAATACATAAACTTTGCACATAAGGTTTTTTTTAAGATTTCTCTCCACTTCAATAAAACTCCAATTTTTAAAAATAGTTTTTACTATAAAGGGAGAATATGTTTGTGCTATTATTTTTTTCTTTTTGCCAAGTCTCTTAACAGAAATTGACTCTAAATAAAATTCTCTGCCGCTTAAAGATATTTTCTTTTCTTTTAAAAGCCCTTCTAAAAAAGAAAACCAAAAGTTTTCGTCAATACTTGAAATAATAAGCTCAACATATCCTTTTTTAATTTCTATGCCATATGAATTAATCTGATATTGTTCAGGCAATAATCGAGAAAAAGTATATGGTTTAAATATTTTATTGTCACATTTAAAACCTCCATTTTCTAAAAATTCGACATACTTGGGGTTTAAAAAATTTTTTATAACCATTGAAAGCTCAAGATTGTAATCAAAGCGCAGTAAAACATCTTGTTCTGTGTAAAATCTTAATTTATACCTCATCTTTTCTCTTCCTCAATTCTCAGCTTAACCCAACCAATTGGCAATTTATCTGCGTCATCTACATTGATTGTGTATGGGAAAAAGTCCTGTTTTGAAAGATTATTTGAGTCAAAACTCATAAAACTTTTTGCATGGATTCCGCCTCTCCCTAATTTAATTATTATCTCTTCATTTTCAACTTCAGACAAAAGCGTGTCATAAAATTCTGAATTTTGAGGATTCAAATCTTTTATTCTTTGAGCAAAATGTTTTCGTTCGGCTTCTATTATCTTTTTGCTAAACTTTTTTAGACCTTCTCTGCAAATGTCTATTAAGTTCAAATTTTCCGGATAGTTTAGGTCTTTATAATACAAAAAGCTCAGCATATTAACGGGCAAATCCTTTAGATGATTTACCTCTTTTATTTCTCCTTCAAACAAACTGCCCTTTTGGGCAAGTTCTATATACTGCAGAGTTGCAGATTTTTTGTTTACTCTACTTATTCTGTTAACTTTTTTTACTACAAATCTTCCATCTTTTACTACAAGATCAGAACAAATTATATTTCTAAAAAGCATATTTTCTGTGGACAAAATTATATTATCAATCTCATTTATCTCTTTCCATGTGTTTTCCCCCACAAGTTTATATAGGTGAACACCTTTTTTTACATCATTTTGATTAATTAAAATTTCATAAAGCTGCTGAGTATTTTTTGCTTTATCCTTAAGGTTATTGGGCTTTAGCAGCATAAGTTGAAGTCTCTTTTTATTACCCACTCTTCCGTATTTGTAATCTGCACTATTCAAAAAGAAACTCAGAAAACCCGTTTTCAATATCCCTTTCACAGTGCTTGCTGGTATAGCGTATCTCTCCCGATAACTATTATCTGCGAGTTCAGAAAATCTCCAGAATCTTATTATGCCAATATTATTGTCATATTCACTTGCAAGCTCTAACTTATAATCTCCAAAATACTTTTCAAGATATTCAGGATGTGCCTGTAAAAAAGCTTTAATATCTTCAAGCTCATTTTCTGAAATAACACCATCTTCAAGCATTTTGACTACACTTGAATTTTCGATAATATAGGCAAATTTGCCGTTTATTAAATACTCAGAACTTTTAATGTTAAAGTCTTGATTGGCACTTACACAAAAATCCGAAATAGCTTCAACCAAAACCTTATATGTTTTATAAGAAATTTCTTTTTCCAAACTTAATCACCACCTGTTTACAGCTTAAGAGGAAATATACATGTATAAAGCAACTTCCCTTGATACTCCTTGACTAAATTCAACTTACTACTAATTGGCACAACCACTGCACCTTTTGCTGCACAAAAGTAAGGCGGTTTGAACGTAAAATATCCCTTGCTATCATACCTAAACGTCAAGTATGTCTTGAACTTGCAAATTTCTGTTATTTGTGGACTAAATATTGTAGAAGATATATTAACAAACTCTTCTTTCCCATCTATATTTTGAGGAAAATATCTTTCTACCTGTTCATCTCTTATTAGTATTTTATTTTCATGTTTAAAAAACCTAATCTTTCCCTTACCAATAGATACATCTGGACCAAAACCTGTAAGTTCAATTATCGAAAAACATTTTTCAATAATTTCTATTAATTTTTCATTATCACATTTTATGTATATTGAAAAAGGTTGATTTTGCGGAAATATAAATTCTTGATGGTAAAATAATATGCCTTCTTGTGAAGTATCTGTGTGCCTATTTACTTGAATTCCAATTCTATAAACTTCAACAGCACTAACGATATTTCTATTTGTCTCTTTCATATTTCCGCTGTGGTCAATTGCAATCAATAGTTGCTGTCCTGCCTTCTTTTTCATTTCTCTCGATAGTTTCCTTCTATCTTTCAGAGAAAGATCTCCATTTTCAAATTCATCAAAAGAAGATAAACCTATCTTCGTAAAGAGTCTTTCAATACCATTATCAGTTCTTATAATCGGGTAGGCATCAGAAATTAATATATCGCTTGAAATAATTTCGTCCACTATTTTCCTTGCCTTTTTTTCATCTACAAGCTCAAAAATTTTATCTACTATTACGCCAAAAATCACAGGTGATATAAACTGCGAAGAAGTTGAAACCGCCGTGAAATCTACTCTGTAAATCATTTTCAATTTCCCCTTTTTTGGTAAGCAGATTTTATAGCTTTATTTTATCTACTTTGGATTCACTTATCTCAACAAAATCGTCTGTAACTTTTATATCATATCTTTTAAACTCAACATCACTAAATTTTACTTTACCATAGCCACGTGTACCACAACCACCCAAATAGGTAAACTCTATCAGCTTGAGTGCCATTTTAATGTTTTTTATAAAATTTTCTTCGTGTTCCAAATCCTTTTCATAAAGTCTTAAAACAAACTCGCATTTAAACTCTGTACCAGCTGGAATTCTGTCAAGTGTTCGCGGATGCTCAGCCACACCAGTTACTCTGTTTACAACATTCTCTGTCTTTATCTCAACATAATCGCCAACAAAATTTAACAAAAGCTCTTGCGATTCTTCGGTCATATAACAATCTCTTACTATAAGCCTTGAAACTTCTTTTTTTTCAGCACCAGCTTTGCTCCCTGCCCCAAAAAGCTTACATACAACACACTCTCCACAGAAGCAAGGCTCTTGTACACCATTGAGTGCTATCTCTAAGACTGATCTCATTTTACCTTTCAGCGATGAACCAGGGATATAAGGCCGTTTTGTAATAGGGTCTCTTATCACTGGATGGTCTATATCGCCAATTCTTACTTCTTCTTTTGTACCTCCTATCCTTAAGCCTGTTTCCAACTTCATCAAAGTCGTCATAACAACTATCTTTCTAAGCAGCATACTATTCTCCATCAAAAATCCCTCCAATAATTTAGAATTTTACTTCATAAATGCAATCAGTGTTTCTAAAAGTTCCATAAAAGCCTCAAACTGCTTATACGAAGTTGTTATCTTGTCTGTGGAAAGTTTTATAAACTCTCTAAAATTGATATATGCTATTTGTTTTGCATAATAACTGTCATCTTTTCGATTGCTTCCTTCTTTTAGTTTTCTTTCAACAAGATAATTCACCTTAGCTTTTGCAGAAATAAGCTGTGGTCTTATTTTCTCAAACGCCTTTTGTTTACTGTCCTTAATCCTGTTATTTAGCATTTCAAGCTCATATGTCTGGAATTTTCTCCTGATAGAAATATAATTTTCGAAGATATTTCTTATACTTGAAGATGTCACTCCTGTCTCACCAGTATTTTGCAAGTAAACACAGTTTAAGTACTTTGCAAAATCCTCTATCTTTTGCATCACATCAAATCTTGTGCCGTTTTCATCACAAAAACCTTGCTCTTCACGAATCTTTTCAAACAACTCCGTTTTTGAAGAGTCCAGCTGTTGATAAGTTGGATCAGAAAAAAAACTTGGCTGCTGATTCTGATTTTGCTGATTATTTCTTTGCTGATTGCTATTCCTGCTTCCCTTATGATGCATTCCATTTGACATAGTTATTCTCACTCCTTGTTTTTTATTAATTTTCTTAAAGCTATTTTTACCGCAACAATCTGCATATCAACGTCACGGCAAGTTGAAGGTATTAACATAAAGCTATCTAAAAACTCAATCACTTCTTCCTTCTGTTCTTTGCTCAGCTTTCTATTTTCTTCAATAAGTCTTCTCTTTAAATAGCAATACTGTGATACAGCTTTAATCTCAAGATATGGTATTTTTCTCGACTTTTTTCTGTTTTCAAGAATATCTAAAAGCTTAGCCACCATAGATTTTGTAAGAATTTTCTTTTCAACGTATTCTACAATCTTTGCAGCAATTTCTTTGCTCTCTCTGAGCTTTGGATAGCTCAATACAGCGTCAAATATATATACAGAATTCTTGACAGCTTTTGCTTTCTCTAAGCCTTCAGAGACACTTTTAATCACAGCATCAAAATTTTCATTTGCCCTGTGAAATACTATTGAAGAGGTAACTGTTACATTTCTTTGGCTCACTATCTTACCCGTTATAAACATTGAAAATTCTTTTTCTATTTCATCTATCGCTTCAATTACCTTTTCCCAAACGCCTGTTATTAACAAATCATCTCCACCGCTGTATAAAATCATAACCTCATTTTTAAACTTCTCATCTATAACAGACTTAACACCCTCTGTAAAGAACAAATTCAACAGCCACGATGCATATGAAAGTCTACTCACTGAAAATGGATATTCCTCTTTCTGAGAAGCTCTGACCGGGTAAACCTGATATAAAATAAATCCCAAATCGTCAATATCCATTTTAGCTGTTGCAATAATATTGTCAGAGTTGCTCAGCTTTTCTAAACAATTTGTGCTTATAATCTTTTTTGCATCATTATCTTTTGGCTCAGAGGTATCAAACTTATATGGCTCATTACATTTATCAAAAACAGGACATTTTTTACACACATGTATATTATAAATAAACTTCCTACCCTGTAAAAATGTATCTATACATTTAAATTCATCTATTCCTTGATTGCTAAAATTCACAACTGATTCATTTTTTCGCAAATCACCTTCTAAATGCTCAGGTGATTCAATATTTTCAACTTTTAGATTTTCAACGTTGATTTTTATTTTACTGATATCTATGTTCATCCATTTATTCTCTATGTAGCAAGCTTTGCAAATATAGTCTTCTCCCTCTTGAATTACATTTGAAGAATTTATACTGCAATTGTTACACTTAAAATATTTTCTGTCAAAATAACCCTCTTGAAATAATGAGGGTATAGTGTCAAAAGAACGGGACAACTTTTTATCTGAAAGTTTAGCTCCCAAGCGCTTTAGTTCATTTCCGATAGTGTATTTGCCATTTTCATCAACAATGGAGATTTGGTCACAAATAGCCTCAAAGTAAATTTTTGACTCAAATATATCAGCCACTTTTTGCTTAATTTCTGAAATTTTTCTTTCAGCATCTTGAATATATGAGCAGGGGATAAAAATCAAAAATGCTCCACCACCATAGAATATTATATTAAATGGATATAGCTTTAAAGTTTTGATAATATCATAAGGAATCAACATATTTAAGATAGAAACTAATTGTGACCTTGTAATAATCCTGCGAAGAGGCTTTTCAATTTTTGAGTTTATTCCAGAAAATATATAATCTTGAATTTTGAAAAGCCTGCCATAGATTACTCCCATTTTTTTGTACCTATCTATCTTCTCACCTGCAACAAAGTCAATATATCTATTTACTGCAAAAGCTGCCGTAGTTGCACTGTGATGGTACAAGGAAATATCTCTAACTCTTTCTTTACCGCTCGAAGTTATGTAAGTTGAGTACCTTTTTAAAATATAATTTAATCTCATAATAAATTCATCTTGAGAACTGCTGCTTTTTATTAAACTATTAAACTCTTTCTCAAATTTGTTAAACATTTTTTCATTTTCTTTAACAACAGAAGTGTTGGAATCAAGTTCAGGTTTGCGATATAAAAGTGCATCTTGAGGCAAAAAAGCCTTTATCTGTAAAAGATACTCGCCAGCTTCCTCCTCTTTGCCTTGACGCCAAACCTCATCAATCTCAAATGCTTCATTGATAAAAGAAAGTATGCTGTGAATCGGTAAATATTCCTGAGAACCCGTTGCTTCTGTTTCTGTTGACCTTTCTGATGCAGAATCCCAATCTGAATATATAAGAATTTTCAATAAATTTTTCTCATCATCGCTAAATTTGCTATCATTTGAACTTGATAGATTATTATGGTGATTAACAACAAGCTTTTCTACAAGCTCAAGCTGCTCAGACGAAAACAAACTGCTCTGTTGAATTATTCCTTTATATCGATTTAAAAATTCTTTTGACTCATCCTCGTGAGAACTTTTACCAAGCCCACTTCTGCGGACAAATTTCCCAATATCATGCATCAAAGCTGCAAATGCAATAGTATTAATTATTTCTCTTTTCTGCAAATCAAACCACCACCATCAGTGTAA
The DNA window shown above is from Caldicellulosiruptor owensensis OL and carries:
- the cas10 gene encoding type III-A CRISPR-associated protein Cas10/Csm1, with the protein product MQKREIINTIAFAALMHDIGKFVRRSGLGKSSHEDESKEFLNRYKGIIQQSSLFSSEQLELVEKLVVNHHNNLSSSNDSKFSDDEKNLLKILIYSDWDSASERSTETEATGSQEYLPIHSILSFINEAFEIDEVWRQGKEEEAGEYLLQIKAFLPQDALLYRKPELDSNTSVVKENEKMFNKFEKEFNSLIKSSSSQDEFIMRLNYILKRYSTYITSSGKERVRDISLYHHSATTAAFAVNRYIDFVAGEKIDRYKKMGVIYGRLFKIQDYIFSGINSKIEKPLRRIITRSQLVSILNMLIPYDIIKTLKLYPFNIIFYGGGAFLIFIPCSYIQDAERKISEIKQKVADIFESKIYFEAICDQISIVDENGKYTIGNELKRLGAKLSDKKLSRSFDTIPSLFQEGYFDRKYFKCNNCSINSSNVIQEGEDYICKACYIENKWMNIDISKIKINVENLKVENIESPEHLEGDLRKNESVVNFSNQGIDEFKCIDTFLQGRKFIYNIHVCKKCPVFDKCNEPYKFDTSEPKDNDAKKIISTNCLEKLSNSDNIIATAKMDIDDLGFILYQVYPVRASQKEEYPFSVSRLSYASWLLNLFFTEGVKSVIDEKFKNEVMILYSGGDDLLITGVWEKVIEAIDEIEKEFSMFITGKIVSQRNVTVTSSIVFHRANENFDAVIKSVSEGLEKAKAVKNSVYIFDAVLSYPKLRESKEIAAKIVEYVEKKILTKSMVAKLLDILENRKKSRKIPYLEIKAVSQYCYLKRRLIEENRKLSKEQKEEVIEFLDSFMLIPSTCRDVDMQIVAVKIALRKLIKNKE